One genomic segment of Sebaldella sp. S0638 includes these proteins:
- a CDS encoding flavodoxin, translating to MDKKILIAYYSYSGNTGEIASFIQKHTEGTLFEIIPVIPYPLGYNETVKLTKLEIKAGIKPELKTKINNVESYDTIFIGSPNWWSTIAPPIASFLSEYDLSGKIIIPFCTHGGGGHGSIFRDIALLCPHSDILNGFEVFGKGNSTGSDKILSWLNEIGIN from the coding sequence ATGGATAAAAAAATTTTAATAGCGTACTACTCTTATTCTGGTAATACAGGTGAAATCGCATCATTTATACAAAAGCATACAGAAGGAACGCTTTTTGAGATAATTCCTGTTATTCCATATCCGCTTGGCTATAACGAAACAGTAAAGCTGACAAAACTTGAAATTAAGGCTGGAATAAAACCGGAATTAAAAACAAAAATAAATAATGTCGAATCATATGATACTATATTTATAGGTTCGCCAAACTGGTGGAGTACAATAGCTCCGCCCATTGCTTCCTTTTTATCAGAATATGATCTTTCCGGTAAAATCATAATTCCCTTTTGTACACACGGCGGCGGCGGACATGGTTCAATATTCAGGGATATTGCCTTATTATGCCCTCATTCGGATATTCTGAACGGTTTTGAAGTTTTCGGCAAAGGAAACAGCACTGGTTCTGATAAAATTTTATCCTGGCTGAATGAAATTGGAATTAATTAA
- a CDS encoding aldo/keto reductase gives MEYVKLGNTGLDVSRLCLGCMSFGDSEAWVHKWLLNEEDSRPIIKKALDLGINFFDTANVYSLGKSEEILGRALKDYANRDEIVIATKIHGKMHDGPNGSGLSRKAVMSEIDKSLKRLGTDYVDLYIIHRWDYNTPIEETMEALHDIVKAGKVRYIGASAMYAWQFQKALHVAEKNGWTRFVSMQNHLNLIYREEEREMIPLCKEEKIALTPYSPLASGRLTRDLSEATKRSETDQIAISKYGSTEDADRLIIERLAAVAERRGVPRIHVALAWLLQKEPVTIPIIGATKFSHLEDAIPALSLKLEPEEIAFMEEPYIPHKVIGAV, from the coding sequence ATGGAATATGTAAAACTTGGAAATACCGGTCTGGATGTATCTCGTCTCTGCCTTGGCTGTATGAGTTTTGGAGATTCTGAAGCATGGGTTCATAAATGGCTGCTTAATGAAGAAGACAGCCGTCCTATTATAAAAAAAGCACTTGATCTCGGCATTAATTTCTTTGATACTGCGAATGTCTACTCTCTTGGAAAAAGTGAAGAGATACTCGGACGTGCCTTAAAGGATTATGCTAATCGTGATGAAATAGTTATTGCTACAAAGATACACGGGAAAATGCATGATGGTCCCAATGGTTCAGGACTTTCGAGAAAAGCTGTTATGAGCGAAATTGATAAAAGCCTGAAACGTCTTGGTACTGATTATGTTGATCTTTATATTATACACAGATGGGATTATAATACTCCTATTGAAGAAACAATGGAAGCGCTTCATGATATTGTGAAAGCAGGAAAAGTAAGATATATCGGTGCTTCTGCCATGTATGCGTGGCAGTTTCAGAAAGCTCTTCATGTGGCTGAAAAAAACGGGTGGACACGTTTCGTATCTATGCAGAATCACCTGAATCTTATATACCGTGAAGAAGAGAGAGAAATGATTCCGCTTTGCAAAGAAGAAAAGATCGCTCTCACTCCTTACAGTCCCCTTGCTTCCGGAAGGCTTACACGTGATTTATCAGAAGCAACAAAACGTTCTGAAACTGATCAGATTGCCATAAGCAAGTATGGTTCTACCGAAGATGCAGACCGCCTGATAATCGAACGTCTTGCAGCTGTAGCAGAAAGACGCGGCGTTCCGCGTATTCATGTTGCTCTGGCATGGCTGCTGCAAAAAGAGCCGGTAACTATACCTATTATAGGAGCAACAAAATTTTCTCATCTTGAAGATGCAATTCCTGCTTTATCCCTGAAACTGGAGCCGGAAGAAATTGCATTTATGGAAGAACCTTATATTCCGCACAAAGTAATAGGTGCTGTTTAA
- a CDS encoding lytic transglycosylase domain-containing protein, with translation MTKRILILFFISFFSFSGENEMITYMKKNNSRLSEKEARDIYKNVVQFTTEYDFDPILVFSVMKTESNFRHSTVSTAGAKGLMQLMPENFDEFNVDNTVKGNIKGGVKHLKRDYDNTQDITKTLVCYNAGCGRLRNDAWRRIKETRNYVKKINDVYPEIKNLYYTNVENPFSSNTVEKSLSVIENYKIAVDVKNEKIPENKEYKYWKESYI, from the coding sequence ATGACAAAAAGAATTCTGATTCTGTTTTTTATAAGTTTTTTCAGTTTTTCAGGGGAAAACGAAATGATCACCTATATGAAAAAAAATAATTCCAGATTATCAGAAAAAGAGGCCAGAGATATTTATAAAAATGTGGTTCAGTTTACCACTGAATACGACTTTGACCCGATACTTGTATTCTCTGTCATGAAAACAGAAAGTAATTTTCGCCATTCCACGGTATCTACAGCGGGAGCAAAGGGATTAATGCAGTTAATGCCGGAGAATTTTGACGAATTCAACGTAGATAATACCGTAAAAGGAAATATAAAAGGCGGAGTAAAACATTTGAAAAGAGACTATGATAATACACAGGATATCACTAAAACACTTGTATGCTATAACGCAGGATGCGGGAGATTACGGAATGATGCGTGGAGAAGAATAAAAGAAACCAGAAATTATGTAAAAAAAATTAATGATGTATATCCCGAAATAAAAAATCTATATTATACAAATGTTGAGAATCCTTTTTCATCTAACACAGTAGAGAAAAGTTTGTCAGTAATAGAAAATTATAAAATAGCGGTAGATGTAAAAAATGAAAAGATTCCGGAAAATAAGGAATACAAGTATTGGAAAGAGTCTTACATATGA
- a CDS encoding DUF1214 domain-containing protein translates to MTVNMIKKQKFAVNNIWKVFLMILMLLITIPGFAAVKPSEQEIKDGYLYMIGRYIVIRQENQDINVEKVGYNKIKYNPLGSAEFVNPNMDVAYLESWIAVDKDHAVIMNVPEIKGRYYTVQVLNGWGEVVTNINERNYPNHPYGKFAFVLKGSNPKNVPKDAQKIEIPFNKVKVLARVELQKTPEEAEKLQKEFTLDVPEGIKIDPPLAITNFTNAKPIGSDIFLNVDKVLASYPDVMPSAAQYQKTVKNISGYMQSSAEAKKYVSDIVDTKIIPEFLEMTKKGSGSEKNGWIVSYVMGNFGDDYIARDIVNYAGLWGNTAKEAIYFVGVEEGTTKQPLNGSNTYQITFPKGALPESEVDAFWSVTLYGTPDYRLVQNPINKYGINNVTGVKTNKDGSLTIWIAPTQPKGVPESNWLPSASGKGFALTLRLYVPKQDVLNQTWYPPVIKQVK, encoded by the coding sequence ATGACAGTTAATATGATTAAGAAACAAAAATTTGCTGTAAATAATATCTGGAAAGTTTTTCTGATGATATTAATGCTTTTAATCACAATTCCCGGGTTTGCTGCTGTAAAACCTAGTGAGCAGGAAATAAAAGACGGCTATTTGTATATGATAGGGAGATATATAGTAATCAGACAGGAAAATCAGGATATTAATGTTGAAAAAGTAGGATATAACAAAATAAAGTATAATCCTCTCGGTTCAGCAGAATTTGTTAATCCTAACATGGATGTAGCGTATTTGGAGTCATGGATAGCAGTAGATAAAGATCATGCGGTAATAATGAATGTACCGGAAATAAAAGGACGTTACTATACTGTACAGGTTTTAAACGGTTGGGGAGAAGTAGTAACAAATATTAACGAAAGAAATTATCCAAATCATCCGTATGGGAAATTTGCCTTTGTACTAAAAGGGTCAAATCCTAAAAATGTACCGAAAGATGCACAAAAGATAGAGATTCCGTTCAATAAAGTTAAGGTGCTGGCTCGTGTAGAGCTGCAGAAAACACCCGAAGAAGCTGAAAAATTACAGAAAGAGTTTACTTTGGATGTGCCGGAAGGAATAAAGATAGATCCTCCTCTGGCTATAACTAATTTTACCAATGCGAAACCTATAGGATCAGACATATTTTTAAATGTGGATAAGGTACTGGCATCATATCCTGATGTTATGCCAAGTGCAGCTCAGTATCAAAAAACAGTAAAAAATATTTCAGGGTATATGCAGAGTTCCGCAGAAGCAAAAAAATATGTCAGCGATATTGTAGATACTAAAATTATTCCTGAATTTTTGGAAATGACAAAAAAGGGAAGCGGAAGTGAAAAGAACGGATGGATAGTATCTTATGTCATGGGAAATTTCGGTGATGATTATATCGCACGTGATATAGTGAACTATGCAGGACTATGGGGTAATACAGCCAAAGAAGCAATATACTTTGTAGGAGTGGAAGAAGGGACAACAAAGCAGCCGTTAAACGGAAGCAATACTTATCAGATTACATTTCCTAAAGGAGCACTTCCAGAGTCAGAAGTAGATGCTTTTTGGTCAGTAACTCTATATGGAACACCTGACTATCGTCTTGTTCAGAATCCTATAAATAAATACGGAATAAATAATGTAACAGGAGTTAAAACAAATAAAGACGGATCATTAACTATCTGGATTGCACCGACACAGCCAAAAGGAGTTCCGGAATCAAACTGGCTGCCGTCAGCAAGCGGAAAAGGATTCGCGCTTACTCTACGTTTATATGTTCCAAAACAGGATGTATTAAACCAGACATGGTACCCGCCGGTAATAAAGCAAGTAAAATAA